In Eubalaena glacialis isolate mEubGla1 chromosome 2, mEubGla1.1.hap2.+ XY, whole genome shotgun sequence, a single genomic region encodes these proteins:
- the LOC133085751 gene encoding ragulator complex protein LAMTOR3-like, translating to MVSGIHWGSWNVSPVDKAEATLREPGSPETQDLKRFLYKKLPSVEGLHAIVVSDRDGVPVIKVANDNAPEHALRPGFLSTFALATDQGSKLGLSKNKSIICYYNTYQVVQFSRLPLVVSFIASSNANTGLIVSLEKELAPLFEELRQVVEVS from the exons atggtttcaggcatccactgggggtcttggaatgtgTCCCCTGTGGATAAGGCAGAAGCTACT CTCAGGGAACCGGGCAGCCCAGAAACCCAGGACCTAAAACGATTCCTGTACAAAAAATTACCAAGTGTTGAGGGGCTCCATGCTATTGTTGTGTCAGATAGAGATGGCGTGCCTGTCATTAAAGTGGCCAATGATAATGCTCCAGAGCACGCTTTGAGACCTGGTTTCTTGTCTACTTTTGCCCTTGCAACAGACCAAGGGAGCAAACTTggactttcaaaaaataaaagtatcatCTGTTACTATAACACCTACCAGGTGGTTCAATTCAGTCGTTTACCTTTGGTGGTGAGTTTCATAGCCAGCAGCAATGCTAATACAGGACTAATTGTCAGCCTAGAAAAGGAACTTGCTCCATTATTTGAAGAATTGAGACAAGTTGTGGAAGTTTCTTAA